The window CCGACCTCAACGCGCATTTCATTGAGAGCAAGAAAAGCATCATTTGTATTTTCAATCATTATATACAATCCCCCAACTTTTAAAGTCTCATAAATATTAAGAATGGCTTTTTTTTGCTCCTCCCATGAAGCCAGATTAATTAATGCACGCTGTGTAACAATAACATCAAACTTTTTTGGCAGGTTTGACATTTCAAGAACATCAGCTCTTTCAATAGATATATTCTTGATTCCTGATTTTTTTACATTCTCCATAGCTTTCTGCCTCAAATAATCCGAACGCTCAAAACCTATACATTTATTCACTTTTTTGGCATATTCAATGGTCGCATCTCCATCACCACATCCAATATCAGCCAGAAAGTCAGTAGAACGCAAGTATCTGCATACTGTATCAACTTCTATTTTATGTAAATTTTTATCGATAATTGACACAGTATTGTGATCTTCCCAATATTCTTTTACAGCCTCATTAAAATCATGTTCTGAATTCATTTATCCTCTTTTTTAAGAATACCCCACAGATCTATAATTTCCTTATTTGGTGGGAATTTAAGTTGTTTATATGCCGAGTGGGGTACCCCTATAATCAAAACCTTACTTAAATTTATTGCCTCTTCTTTTGAAACGAAAGTCGGGTCTTTTGCATATTCATCGGAATAGTAAACCCTAGCGCCGTAAAACCGCAAGATTTTACCCAATTTGTATGAAAGCGAATCCCTGATATCATCTATATCATTTTTATAAGCCATACCAAGAATGCCAACAGCTGTTTTGCTTAAATCGTATCTCCTACTCAAGTCTTCCACAATAAAATTAGGTAAACCTTCGTTTATCATCATCGCGGCATGACCCAAAAGAAAATTATTGGTGTTAAAAGCCGACAATTGCATTGTATCTTTAAGAAGGCATGGGCCTGCGGCAAATCCTGCTGTCGGCAGAGTCGCTGCCCTTCCGTATCCTTCCATCATGGCTTGGCGTACTCTGTTATAATCCACCCCGAAATTATGTGCGATCATGTAGAACTGGTTTGTCACTGCAAATTGAATATACCTCCATGCATTCGAGAAAAGCTTGACTAGTTCCGCTTCTTCGATTGAAGTCCGGATTATTTTCGGGGAAAGGACACTGAACAATTCAGCGGCATCTTCAATTGCTTTCTCACTTAAGCCGGCAATGATCTGTGGCAGTTCTTTTAATTCCTTGATTGCATAACCCTGAACAATACGTTCAGGACAATAGGCTATATTCCAGCCATCGCCACCCAGTAAGTTTAGAACTTGCTGACAGGTGCGCGGATATACCGTGCTTCTTATAATAATCAATTGGTCCTTATGAAGATTTTCTTTGAGCCTGGCAAAGAACTCAAGGAAAATACGTGTTTTTGGGTTCAGATATTCATCCACGGGTGTACCTATCGCAATGATAACATTTCGCGCTTTCGAAATACTGTTAATATCGAGTGAAATCTCAAGATTTCCTTTCTTGAGAACTTTTTTTAGGATAGGCTCAGCGCCATATTCGATAAAAGGCATTGTACCCTGCCTGACAACATCAGCTTTTTTCTGATCAAGGTCGTAAAGGCACACTT of the Candidatus Methanoperedens sp. genome contains:
- a CDS encoding class I SAM-dependent methyltransferase, with translation MNSEHDFNEAVKEYWEDHNTVSIIDKNLHKIEVDTVCRYLRSTDFLADIGCGDGDATIEYAKKVNKCIGFERSDYLRQKAMENVKKSGIKNISIERADVLEMSNLPKKFDVIVTQRALINLASWEEQKKAILNIYETLKVGGLYIMIENTNDAFLALNEMRVEVGLDPIPQHWHNRFFDYELLMAFLEGRFQLLKVHDFGLYYFLTRVYVQMFASFSGYGKNAIKNPIFESSDKAASIIYEKFHDRVRIDGCRVLGPIQAFVLRREP
- a CDS encoding nucleotide sugar dehydrogenase gives rise to the protein MTNNTDGSSFDVIIVGGLGHVGLPLGLAFADKGLKVCLYDLDQKKADVVRQGTMPFIEYGAEPILKKVLKKGNLEISLDINSISKARNVIIAIGTPVDEYLNPKTRIFLEFFARLKENLHKDQLIIIRSTVYPRTCQQVLNLLGGDGWNIAYCPERIVQGYAIKELKELPQIIAGLSEKAIEDAAELFSVLSPKIIRTSIEEAELVKLFSNAWRYIQFAVTNQFYMIAHNFGVDYNRVRQAMMEGYGRAATLPTAGFAAGPCLLKDTMQLSAFNTNNFLLGHAAMMINEGLPNFIVEDLSRRYDLSKTAVGILGMAYKNDIDDIRDSLSYKLGKILRFYGARVYYSDEYAKDPTFVSKEEAINLSKVLIIGVPHSAYKQLKFPPNKEIIDLWGILKKEDK